The Desulfococcus multivorans DNA window CGGACGGTTTTCAATAAAGCGCTGCGGCAATGGACATACCGAATCAGATAAACGTCAGATATCGCTTTACCTCCCACGGGGTGACGTGCCGCATAAACTCGGACCACTCGGCCCGCTTGAGGCGGATGAACTCCTCGGCGATGGGGCCAAGGCCTGAGCAGACCACCTCGTCCGCCTCAAGGGCCGTTACCGCATCCATGAGGTTCTGGGGCAACAGGATCATTCCCCGCTTCCGGCGCTGGTCATACGGCAAATTCCAGACATTCTCCCCGATGACGGCATCGCCCGGGTCGATCCGATTTTTAATGCCGTCCAGTCCGGCGGCGATGTGAGCCGCCATGAGGAGA harbors:
- a CDS encoding glutamine synthetase catalytic region, which encodes MVPGCSPAYASYGDNNRTQLFRCPAPNRFEDRSPSAMVNPYLLMAAHIAAGLDGIKNRIDPGDAVIGENVWNLPYDQRRKRGMILLPQNLMDAVTALEADEVVCSGLGPIAEEFIRLKRAEWSEFMRHVTPWEVKRYLTFI